The Coffea arabica cultivar ET-39 chromosome 4e, Coffea Arabica ET-39 HiFi, whole genome shotgun sequence genome includes a window with the following:
- the LOC113742734 gene encoding (+)-borneol dehydrogenase 2-like — MSSTSSNDCSLPSQRLLGKVALVTGGATGIGESIVHLFHKHGAKVCIADIQDERGQQLCSNLGDYLNVCYFHCDVTVEDDVIRAVDFTVDKFGSLDIMVNNAGVSGPPCSDIRNFELSVFENVFNINVKGVFLGMKHAARIMIPLKKGSIVSLCSAASAMGGVGPHAYVGSKHAVSGLTKNVAAELGKHNIRVNCVSPYAVATSLALAHLPEDERTGAAMDGFRSFVGRHANLQGVELTTHDVANAVLFLASDEARYISGVNLMVDGGFSCVNHSLRVFR; from the coding sequence ATGTCCAGTACGAGCTCCAACGATTGTTCTCTTCCTAGCCAAAGATTATTAGGAAAAGTTGCTTTGGTCACTGGAGGTGCTACAGGCATTGGAGAGAGCATAGTACATCTGTTTCACAAACATGGTGCAAAGGTTTGTATTGCTGACATCCAAGACGAGCGTGGTCAGCAGCTGTGTTCGAACCTTGGTGATTACCTGAATGTTTGTTATTTTCATTGTGACGTCACAGTAGAAGATGATGTCATCCGTGCTGTTGACTTCACCGTTGACAAGTTCGGCTCACTTGACATCATGGTGAACAATGCTGGGGTATCAGGTCCTCCTTGTTCCGATATTCGTAATTTTGAACTATCTGTGTTCGAAAACGTGTTTAATATCAATGTGAAAGGCGTTTTTCTGGGAATGAAACACGCAGCTCGTATCATGATTCCGCTGAAGAAGGGCTCGATTGTTTCTCTCTGTAGTGCTGCGAGTGCAATGGGCGGTGTAGGACCTCATGCATATGTAGGGTCTAAGCATGCTGTTTCAGGGCTGACCAAGAACGTAGCTGCAGAGCTGGGGAAGCATAACATACGGGTGAACTGTGTCTCTCCTTATGCAGTTGCAACAAGCTTGGCTCTAGCTCATTTACCCGAAGATGAGCGGACAGGAGccgcaatggatggttttcgaTCGTTTGTTGGGAGGCATGCTAACTTGCAAGGCGTAGAGTTGACAACACATGATGTTGCTAATGCTGTACTCTTTTTAGCTAGTGATGAAGCAAGGTACATTAGTGGAGTCAACCTCATGGTTGATGGCGGCTTCAGCTGCGTGAATCACTCGCTCCGTGTTTTTAGATGA